TGAAAGCGCGGCGCAGCAAATACATCACGCCGAGCGGAATGAACAGCAACGGCCAGAACAGCAGAACCTTCGGGTTTTTGCCCACTTCGCTGATGGTCATCGGAATCACGATCAGCGGGAACGAGAACACCACGTACATGATGCCCTGGATGACGCCAGGCAATGGCAGTCCACTCTGGTTTTTGATGTGCAGTTCGATCGGCTTGTCCTGTTCCACGGTATCGACTCCTTGTACTGAGGTGGATACTGTGGATTACGGCGTGTCGCGCCAAACTCGGACATCGTGCCAATCGCTCGCGCGGCGGGCGCGGATATATCAGCGCGCCTTCGCAAACTCCTTGCTCAGGGCAGCGTCGAATTCAATATCGATCTTTGGGCCGCCTTGCGCTGAGGCGTCGTGCGTCCACTTGCCGGCCAGGCGTTGCGGCGAGTTGGCGGTCAGCTTCATCGTCTCCGGTTGCGCGGTGCCGGACGCCTGCACGCGCTGGCCGTTGCCCACGAACCAGAAGTTCAGCCGCGGCCCAGCGTCGAAGTCCACGGTCATGCCGCTTTCCAGCTTGTTCGATGCGCAGGACAGCGTGGCGCAGCCCTTGATGTGGCTGGCCAGATCAACGTCGGACAGGATCAATTGCCGCATAGGCTTCCCGCTCATGTCATCCGGCCCCTTGACCAGAAAAGCGTACTTCACGTTGACCACCACCGGACCGGACTTCGCGGCGTGGTTCAGTGTGCCTTTTGCAGGCTCGGCCGACAGTGACGGGCTGACGCCCAGCAGCGAGGCCAATAGCAGCCACTTGAGGCAAGGGGAGCAAAGCATGGAGATCTCCGTCTGATGCAATGAAGACACCACGAAAGACGCGATTGCTGGCGAGAGCACGCCAGCCTTGCCTTAAGCCTTGGGGCGGGTAACCGTTCCGCAGCAACCGAGCGGGACGCGCTCGAACTGGCTCAAATGTCGTAGCGCTTGTGAACGCGGTTGAAAGTGCGGCCCTGCGAACGCGGATCGCCGTCTTCGACCCGATAAGTCACAAAGCCCATCTTGCCGTAGTAGGCCAGGCCACCCGTGTTGTCGACACGGATGGATGCATTGATCGTCGTAAAGCCGTACTGCGCGGCTGCCGCACGCGTATGCGCGAAGAGTGCACCGCCGACGCCGGATTTCTGCCGCGACCGGCTCGCGAAAGTCGCAATGTCCACCCAGCCTTCCTGCAGATCGCCGTATCGGCTCAGGGACTGAAAGCCCAGAATCTCCCCATTCGCGTTGATCGCCAAGAAGCAGGACACGACGTCCGCGCCAGAGATGAACCACTCGCGCATTTCGTCCACTGACAACTCGCTGGTGATCGCGGTGGTCCCACCGATGCGGATGATTTCGTTGAGCAGAGCGCGCATGGGTTCGGCATCGCTGTCGAGCGCGGGTCGGATCAGGCGTGATTCAGTCGGGGCATCCATGCGGCGGATGGTATCGCCGTAGGGCGGGACGCTAGCGGTCCCGCCGAACGCGGTCGCCGGGGAGCCCAGCGCCCAACGCCAAGTCATTCGCCAACGGTGTCGCCCAAGGTATCTCCACCCGCCCAATCGTCGGCATAAACCCCACGATCAACCCACCGATGAAACGTCGAATGTGGCCAATCGGCCGGGCGCCCAACGTGACCATGCTTCACCGGGTTGTAGTGAACGTAGTCGAAATGGCGAGCGAAATCCCGTTCATCGCGGATGAGATGCTCCCAGAATCGGCGTTGCCACATGCCACGCTCGCCGTTTACTGCGCGCGTCTCCGAGCGTCTTTCGGTCGGAGGAATCGCGCGGTTGAAGCGAATCTTGATGGCACGAATGCGGGCCGAAAAGTCAGAGTCACCCGGCGGCAGCGTGAGCATCATGTGCATGTGCTCGGGCAACACCACCCAGGCGTCGATGCGGAAAGGCCGCTCCTGTTTCGTGACACGCACGGCGCTGCGTAACGCGTCGATGTTGTCAACGAGCAGACGATTGCCCCGCCGTTCCAGCAGCGTCACCGTGAAGAAGTACGAACCACCCGGAACGAACAGACGACGATAGTCAGGCATGTCCAAGTGTAGGGCGGGACGCTTGCGGTCCCGCCGTGTGCCGTTGCCGAAGGCTGTTTAGTCGATTAGGAGGTGTGCAACCGCGTTCGGCGGAACCGCAAGCGTTCCGCCCTACGGCACTAAATCGCTCTAATCTTTGACATGATTGCCGGCTGCGCGATCCACTGGCGAAAGAGCATTCGCAACGAAGCATCCAAGTACTTGCACGCGGTCGTGACGTCAACGAGATACTGCGATTGTGATTCCAAGCGCCCCCCGTTTCCATGCGCGATGTTGCTCCGCAGGCTGTAAAGCCTTGTCCAGAGTTGATCTGTACGCAATTTGTCCGGAATTTTTGGAAAGAAGTCTTTCGCCTGAAGTGGTGTCTCTGAAATTGAATTTACGAGATCGAACTTGCGTTTGATTTGCCTCGTTATTGACTCCGTGGGATCCGTGGGTTTGGGTTGATGTGCAAGTAGCCCCTCGATAAGCGCCATCAATGCAGAAAAGCGAAAGCTTGACCAAATCGGGATCGATAGCACGTCAACGTACTGCCGAATCAGATCGAGAACTTGCTCGGCTTCTTCGGCTTCTTCTCCAACGTGAGCAAGCAAATTAACCAGCCCCTTCATGTCCGCGTCGGATATTCTTTTATTGCGTTGTCCGCCACTGCGAAACTCGCGATTGCTCAGCCCTACTAAGGAATCTGCCGCTCCCAAAGTGTTGAAAGTTAGGACAAATTTTGGACCGATTTTCTTCACAGGTGTAGAAAAAACCAATGGCTCAACAAGTATCAATGCCAATAGCTGTAGCAAATCGATTTGTCGTTGCTCAGTTGTTTCCAGTACAACGTATCGTCGGGGCTTCCTCTTCCGTTGAAAGCGGAAGCTACCCGGAGTTCCGTTAGAAATCCAATCACCGAACCAAGTGTGCTGCCGATCAATTCGGCTTTGTCCAAGCAACGCGTCCGCTACTTGGTCGAGGACCATCGTCTCTAGGTCCGTGGCGTAACGCAGCAAGCCAATTTCGCCAAGTTGGAATTCTCGACGATCCGGCAAATCGACCGAGTTTGCGCAAACCATCATATGCACTTCCACCGAAACTCCTCGCTAGATGCACGTCTGAAGCACGTAGGGCGGAACGCTCGCGGTTCCGCCTTGTGCCATTGCCGAAGGCTATTCAACGCGGTGGCTAACTATGCCACCGCATCCGGCGGGACCGCAAGCGTCCCGCCCTACCACGCTAGCCTGCCACCTGCGGATTCCGCAACCGCACGTGCAACTCCCGCAACTGCTTTTCTGTAACAGGCGTTGGCGCATCAACCATCAAGTCCTGCCCACGTTGCGTTTTCGGGAAGGCGATCACGTCGCGGATTGATTCGGCTTCGCACATCATGGTGACGATGCGGTCGAGACCGAAGGCGATGCCGGCGTGCGGCGGGGCGCCAAACTGCAGCGCGTCGAGCAGGAAGCCGAACTTGGCGCGCTGGTCTTCTTCGCTGATGCCGAGTGTGGCGAACTGCTTGGCCTGCAGCTCGGGGCGATGGATACGCACTGAACCACCGCCGAGTTCCCAGCCGTTCATGGCGACGTCGTAGGCCTTCGCAAGCACCTGTGACGGGTCGGTGTCGAGCAGGGGCCAGTGGTCGTCCTTCGGGCTGGTGAACGGGTGATGCGCGGCGACGTAGCGCTTGTTCTCTTCGTCGTACTCATAGCACGGGAAGTCCACCACCCAGCACGGCTTGAAGCCCTTTTCGAAAAAGCCGAGCTCGGCACCGTGCTGATGGCCGATCTTGGCGCGCAGTGCGCCGATGGCGTCGTTGACGACCTTCTTGCGGTCGGCGCCGAAGAAGATGATGTCGCCGTTCTGCGCACCGCTGCGCTCGATGATTGCCTTCAGCGAATCAGGCGTCAGGAACTTGACGACCGGGCTCTGCAGGCCTTCGTCGTTGAGCTTGGTGACGTCATTGACCTTGATCCAGGCCAGACCCTTGGCACCGTAGATTGCGACGAAGGCCGTGTAGTCGTCGATCTCCTTGCGCGACAGCTTGGCGC
This is a stretch of genomic DNA from Casimicrobium huifangae. It encodes these proteins:
- a CDS encoding GNAT family N-acetyltransferase yields the protein MDAPTESRLIRPALDSDAEPMRALLNEIIRIGGTTAITSELSVDEMREWFISGADVVSCFLAINANGEILGFQSLSRYGDLQEGWVDIATFASRSRQKSGVGGALFAHTRAAAAQYGFTTINASIRVDNTGGLAYYGKMGFVTYRVEDGDPRSQGRTFNRVHKRYDI
- a CDS encoding REP-associated tyrosine transposase, whose product is MPDYRRLFVPGGSYFFTVTLLERRGNRLLVDNIDALRSAVRVTKQERPFRIDAWVVLPEHMHMMLTLPPGDSDFSARIRAIKIRFNRAIPPTERRSETRAVNGERGMWQRRFWEHLIRDERDFARHFDYVHYNPVKHGHVGRPADWPHSTFHRWVDRGVYADDWAGGDTLGDTVGE
- a CDS encoding HEPN domain-containing protein, giving the protein MEVHMMVCANSVDLPDRREFQLGEIGLLRYATDLETMVLDQVADALLGQSRIDRQHTWFGDWISNGTPGSFRFQRKRKPRRYVVLETTEQRQIDLLQLLALILVEPLVFSTPVKKIGPKFVLTFNTLGAADSLVGLSNREFRSGGQRNKRISDADMKGLVNLLAHVGEEAEEAEQVLDLIRQYVDVLSIPIWSSFRFSALMALIEGLLAHQPKPTDPTESITRQIKRKFDLVNSISETPLQAKDFFPKIPDKLRTDQLWTRLYSLRSNIAHGNGGRLESQSQYLVDVTTACKYLDASLRMLFRQWIAQPAIMSKIRAI